Proteins found in one Seonamhaeicola sp. S2-3 genomic segment:
- a CDS encoding alkylphosphonate utilization protein has protein sequence MSVLQTLKERSNNSCELCGANNELNQYTIPPSLNENVDNDILVCSTCKSQIDGDVEMDPNHWRCLNDSMWSEHVAVQIMAWRMLQRLRNEGWPKDLLDMMYLDDEALALARATGEDKDPSEKIIHRDSNGVELKAGDSVVLIKDLKVKGSSMVAKQGTAVRNIRLDPENAKYIEGKVGAQQIVIITDFVKKT, from the coding sequence ATGAGTGTATTGCAAACTTTAAAAGAAAGAAGCAACAATTCTTGCGAATTATGTGGAGCTAATAACGAATTAAACCAATACACCATTCCGCCGTCATTAAATGAAAATGTAGATAATGATATATTAGTTTGTTCAACTTGTAAAAGTCAAATTGATGGAGATGTTGAAATGGATCCAAACCATTGGAGATGTTTAAATGATAGTATGTGGAGTGAGCATGTAGCTGTACAAATTATGGCGTGGAGGATGTTACAAAGACTTCGTAATGAAGGTTGGCCAAAAGATTTGTTAGATATGATGTATTTAGATGACGAGGCTTTAGCTTTAGCAAGAGCAACAGGAGAAGACAAAGACCCAAGCGAAAAAATAATCCATAGAGATTCTAATGGCGTTGAATTAAAAGCAGGAGATTCTGTAGTGCTAATAAAAGACCTAAAAGTTAAAGGCTCTAGTATGGTTGCAAAACAAGGAACCGCTGTTAGAAATATTAGGTTAGACCCAGAAAATGCTAAATACATTGAAGGTAAAGTAGGGGCACAACAAATAGTAATTATAACAGATTTTGTAAAGAAAACTTAA
- a CDS encoding S28 family serine protease, with amino-acid sequence MKLFKILIPLFILSAVSCKSVAPITETTEKSNFEKLASIKEVVKIEKRKATSHFDENYEIWFKQPIDHNDASKGSYNQRVFLGLTDASKPVIVQLRGYGIYSDKASELANHYKANQLTIEHRYFNNSRPEKIDWNTLTIENAAKDQARIINAIRSAICPNSKFISTGISKGCQTTMAHRKYFPKNVDASVCYVGPLNFKREDPRIFEFLKNVGTKEEREKVKAFQNLCFENRAALLKLMKKAAEEKQLTWEFGIENALNYTILEYSFAFWQWGFDVNSIPTENTSAKTIYKHLIDVVGYSFFEASSVKDLQPYFWAALTEQGIYGYETKPFKKYFNSDEILKFDWAFPEGITKPFNPKPMQEIKTFLDTTAEKMIFIYGEYDAWSATAVNLPHNASKRELYKFVKPKGNHRTRINSFEKEKQNEIYSIIDSWLK; translated from the coding sequence ATGAAACTATTTAAAATACTTATTCCTTTATTTATATTAAGTGCTGTTAGTTGTAAATCTGTAGCACCTATAACTGAAACTACAGAGAAATCTAATTTTGAAAAATTAGCTTCTATTAAAGAAGTAGTTAAAATTGAGAAACGTAAAGCTACAAGTCATTTTGATGAAAATTATGAAATCTGGTTTAAACAACCTATAGACCATAATGATGCCTCTAAAGGCTCCTATAATCAACGCGTATTTTTAGGGCTAACAGATGCTTCAAAACCAGTAATAGTTCAATTACGTGGTTATGGCATCTATTCTGATAAAGCTAGTGAATTAGCTAATCATTATAAAGCCAACCAGCTAACCATAGAGCATAGATATTTTAACAATTCTAGACCCGAAAAAATAGACTGGAACACCTTAACCATTGAAAATGCGGCTAAAGATCAAGCAAGAATTATAAATGCCATTAGAAGCGCTATTTGCCCAAATTCTAAATTCATTTCAACAGGCATCTCTAAAGGGTGTCAAACTACCATGGCACATAGAAAATATTTTCCTAAAAATGTAGATGCCAGTGTTTGTTATGTAGGTCCTTTAAACTTTAAAAGAGAAGACCCAAGAATCTTTGAGTTTTTAAAAAATGTAGGCACTAAAGAAGAACGAGAAAAAGTAAAAGCTTTTCAAAATTTATGTTTTGAAAACAGAGCAGCACTTTTAAAACTGATGAAAAAAGCGGCCGAAGAAAAACAGCTAACTTGGGAGTTTGGAATTGAAAATGCGCTTAATTACACCATTTTAGAATACTCTTTTGCTTTTTGGCAATGGGGTTTTGATGTTAACAGCATTCCTACTGAAAACACCTCTGCCAAAACTATCTACAAACATTTAATTGATGTTGTTGGTTACAGTTTCTTTGAGGCTTCTTCTGTTAAAGATTTACAGCCTTATTTTTGGGCTGCCTTAACAGAGCAGGGTATTTACGGGTATGAAACAAAACCTTTTAAAAAATATTTTAACTCTGATGAGATATTAAAATTTGATTGGGCATTCCCTGAGGGTATTACAAAACCTTTCAACCCAAAGCCCATGCAAGAAATAAAAACATTTCTAGATACTACTGCCGAAAAAATGATTTTCATTTATGGCGAATATGATGCTTGGAGCGCTACAGCTGTTAACTTACCCCACAATGCTTCAAAAAGAGAATTGTATAAATTTGTTAAACCAAAAGGCAATCATAGAACGCGTATAAATAGTTTTGAAAAAGAAAAACAAAATGAAATTTATAGCATTATTGATAGTTGGCTAAAATAA
- a CDS encoding DUF4230 domain-containing protein: METFLAIIIGVLVTLGIVTILKTIKKKQLVNAQSVILLDKIKKVCKFITVEGDFAEIYHYQDVKQKFLKLISSKKKALVVINAKAHVGYDLSKIQLTSNTANKTIILEHFPEPEVLSIETNLNYYDKSDGLFNKFEATDLTGLHQEAKQHIQAKIPESGLIQIAQAEVKETIQLIETLVETIGWTLDYSNLKFESKNNKLLQ, from the coding sequence ATGGAAACTTTTTTAGCTATCATTATAGGGGTATTGGTTACTTTAGGTATTGTAACTATATTAAAAACAATTAAAAAAAAGCAGTTAGTAAACGCACAATCAGTAATACTTTTAGATAAAATTAAAAAGGTATGTAAGTTTATAACTGTTGAAGGCGATTTTGCAGAAATATACCACTACCAAGATGTAAAACAGAAATTTTTAAAACTTATTTCTAGTAAAAAGAAAGCTTTGGTTGTAATTAACGCCAAGGCGCATGTTGGTTACGATTTGTCTAAAATTCAACTAACAAGTAATACTGCAAATAAAACTATTATTTTAGAACATTTCCCAGAGCCCGAAGTATTATCAATAGAAACTAATTTGAATTATTATGATAAGTCAGACGGACTCTTCAATAAATTTGAAGCTACAGATTTAACAGGCTTGCACCAAGAAGCCAAACAACATATTCAAGCTAAAATACCAGAAAGCGGACTTATTCAAATTGCCCAAGCAGAAGTAAAAGAAACCATTCAGCTTATAGAAACATTAGTAGAAACTATTGGTTGGACTTTAGATTACTCAAACTTAAAATTTGAAAGTAAAAACAATAAGCTTTTACAATGA
- a CDS encoding cyclase family protein, which yields MIATIQYNSRKIQIDVSKPIDISIAIDMSKTNVNAWYVDDPKIFPERIDDEIVKVSEGAVVNFNNIHFNPHSHITHTECVGHITKEVYSVNKNLKHYFFVAEVVTVAPENKGDDFFISAKQLKTALRNKKRDAIVIRTLPNLLEKKSRRYSNTNPPFLLAEAAEYLKEKGIKHLLIDLPSVDKERDEGKLLAHNAFWNTNGKLRMDATITEFIYVPNTIEDGEYLLNLMIAPFENDATPSKPVLYQILD from the coding sequence ATGATAGCAACAATACAATACAACTCAAGAAAAATACAAATAGATGTATCAAAACCTATAGATATTTCTATAGCTATTGATATGTCAAAGACCAATGTAAATGCTTGGTATGTTGATGATCCTAAGATTTTCCCTGAACGTATTGATGACGAAATTGTCAAAGTTTCAGAAGGCGCGGTAGTTAATTTTAATAACATTCATTTTAATCCACACTCACATATAACACATACTGAGTGTGTAGGGCATATAACCAAAGAAGTATATTCTGTAAACAAAAATTTAAAACATTATTTTTTTGTAGCCGAAGTGGTTACCGTTGCACCAGAAAACAAAGGAGACGATTTTTTTATATCTGCAAAACAATTAAAAACAGCATTAAGAAATAAAAAAAGAGACGCTATTGTTATTAGAACACTCCCTAATTTATTAGAAAAAAAGAGCAGAAGATACTCAAATACTAATCCGCCTTTTTTATTAGCTGAAGCTGCCGAATATTTAAAAGAAAAAGGTATTAAACATTTGCTAATAGATTTGCCATCTGTTGATAAAGAAAGAGACGAAGGCAAGCTATTAGCTCATAATGCATTTTGGAATACTAATGGAAAACTAAGGATGGATGCTACCATAACAGAATTTATTTATGTGCCAAATACTATTGAAGATGGCGAGTATTTACTAAACCTTATGATTGCTCCTTTTGAAAATGACGCTACTCCAAGTAAACCTGTTTTATATCAAATTCTAGATTAA
- a CDS encoding MmcQ/YjbR family DNA-binding protein → MNIEQIRAYCLSKKGTSEGFPFDDNVLVFKVLGKIFALTGLDSWEKQEAAINLKADPDYSEELRAEYSSIRPGYHMSKKHWNTVYIHEGELSFQFLKQLIDHSYDMVVKGLPKKLRDTLVS, encoded by the coding sequence ATGAACATAGAACAAATAAGAGCCTATTGTTTAAGTAAAAAAGGCACATCAGAGGGTTTTCCTTTTGATGATAATGTGCTTGTGTTTAAAGTGTTAGGGAAAATATTTGCGCTAACAGGTTTAGATAGTTGGGAAAAACAAGAGGCAGCTATTAATTTAAAAGCAGACCCAGATTACTCAGAAGAGCTTCGTGCAGAGTACAGTAGCATTCGCCCAGGGTACCATATGAGCAAAAAACACTGGAACACGGTATACATTCATGAAGGTGAATTATCCTTCCAATTTCTTAAACAACTCATAGATCATTCGTATGATATGGTTGTAAAAGGCTTACCAAAAAAACTTAGAGATACCTTGGTGAGTTAG
- a CDS encoding DUF4260 domain-containing protein, which produces MEKLLKIEELLMFVLGIYLFSNLDFNWWWFLALILTPDIGMLGYLVNSKIGAIVYNLFHHKGLAIIVYLLGAYSNNQTLQLVGIVLFSHASLDRIFGYGLKYSNAFNNTHLGQIGKK; this is translated from the coding sequence ATGGAAAAATTATTAAAAATTGAAGAGTTACTTATGTTTGTTTTAGGAATCTATCTCTTCAGTAATTTAGATTTTAATTGGTGGTGGTTTTTGGCATTAATACTTACCCCAGATATAGGAATGTTAGGGTATTTAGTGAACTCAAAAATAGGAGCTATAGTATATAATCTATTCCATCATAAAGGACTTGCAATTATAGTGTATTTACTAGGTGCATACAGTAATAATCAAACATTACAGCTTGTTGGAATTGTTTTGTTTTCACACGCTTCATTAGATAGAATATTTGGCTACGGATTAAAATATTCTAATGCATTTAATAATACGCATTTAGGACAAATAGGAAAAAAATAG